The DNA sequence AGCCCCACTCATTGTCATACCAGGCAACCACCTTCACCATGGTCTCACCGATGACAGCGGTGGTGCGACCATCCACAATAGAGGAACGGGTATCGCCTTTGAAGTCCATGGACACCAGCGGCTCCTCCGTGTAGCCCAGGATGCCTTTCAGTTCGCCCTCCGCTGCTTCTCTAAACGCCGCATTCACCTCGGCCGCGGTAACCTTCTTCTGCACCTCACCTACGAAATCCACGATGGACACCGTGGGGGTGGGCACACGTAGCGCCAA is a window from the Chloroflexota bacterium genome containing:
- a CDS encoding type I glyceraldehyde-3-phosphate dehydrogenase, translating into PHKDLRRARAAALNIIPTTTGAAEAVALVIPELKGKFTGLALRVPTPTVSIVDFVGEVQKKVTAAEVNAAFREAAEGELKGILGYTEEPLVSMDFKGDTRSSIVDGRTTAVIGETMVKVVAWYDNEWGYSCRVADLTHYMAQRMG